One genomic segment of Candidatus Thermoplasmatota archaeon includes these proteins:
- a CDS encoding winged helix-turn-helix domain-containing protein produces the protein MVIVMFREIFGGSPQAKILDFLGDHPNYDYSISDIAEYAEISRPTLYKIIPGLIGKKILVETRIIGKSKMFKLNTKNELVRKILKFDFELADTMAKMEKETIFA, from the coding sequence ATGGTGATAGTCATGTTTAGAGAAATATTCGGAGGGAGTCCTCAAGCAAAAATATTGGATTTCCTAGGAGATCATCCAAATTATGATTACAGTATTAGCGATATTGCTGAATATGCGGAGATTAGCAGACCCACACTCTACAAAATCATCCCCGGGTTGATAGGGAAAAAAATACTGGTGGAAACAAGAATAATTGGAAAGTCTAAAATGTTCAAGCTCAATACAAAAAATGAGTTGGTCAGGAAGATATTAAAATTTGATTTTGAGCTGGCAGATACAATGGCAAAAATGGAAAAAGAAACAATATTCGCATAA
- the porB gene encoding pyruvate synthase subunit PorB — protein sequence MNIKDLPEESLFTSGHTACPGCSAPIIVRNMMKILGKDTIVYAPANCLLVFGGTYPYIAWKVPYLHEAFENTAACISGVKRALKRKGKKATVVGIAGDGGTYDIGIQALSGAAERNEDVIYVCYDNEAYMNTGIQRSGSTPYGAATTTTPAGKKIPGKMHHKKDMTGIMRAHEVPYMATMSISYPKDFLNKVEKAKNVEGFRYLHVLAPCPTGWRHDPAKTIGMGKKAVESGMWTLYEAEYGDITNIYKPPKKIPVADYIKGQGRFRHLTDEMLKELQRWVDRKWEHMYGELPEEK from the coding sequence ATGAATATAAAGGATTTGCCAGAGGAAAGCCTTTTCACGTCTGGCCATACAGCATGCCCCGGATGTTCAGCTCCCATCATTGTCCGCAACATGATGAAAATACTGGGAAAAGATACGATTGTTTATGCCCCTGCAAACTGTCTGCTCGTATTCGGGGGAACATATCCCTACATAGCATGGAAGGTTCCATACCTGCATGAGGCATTTGAGAATACCGCTGCATGTATCTCTGGCGTTAAACGGGCGCTGAAAAGGAAAGGGAAGAAGGCGACTGTCGTTGGCATTGCCGGAGACGGGGGAACATACGACATAGGAATTCAGGCTTTGTCTGGTGCAGCCGAGAGAAACGAGGACGTGATTTACGTGTGCTACGACAACGAGGCATACATGAACACGGGCATTCAGAGAAGCGGCTCAACCCCTTACGGTGCAGCGACAACCACAACGCCTGCAGGCAAAAAAATTCCGGGGAAGATGCACCACAAGAAAGACATGACGGGGATAATGAGGGCACATGAGGTACCATACATGGCAACGATGAGCATTTCGTACCCGAAAGATTTTCTGAATAAAGTGGAGAAAGCAAAGAATGTTGAGGGATTCAGATACCTGCATGTTCTTGCCCCGTGTCCCACTGGCTGGAGGCATGACCCTGCAAAAACCATCGGGATGGGAAAGAAAGCTGTTGAAAGCGGGATGTGGACTCTCTACGAGGCGGAATACGGAGACATAACAAACATATACAAGCCACCGAAGAAAATACCCGTGGCAGATTACATAAAAGGGCAGGGACGATTCAGGCATCTTACGGACGAGATGTTGAAAGAACTGCAGAGATGGGTCGACAGAAAGTGGGAACACATGTACGGAGAACTGCCGGAAGAAAAGTAA
- a CDS encoding transketolase C-terminal domain-containing protein, with amino-acid sequence MLQKLERKKMVVTGDYVAAYGALLCDVDVVAAYPITPQTYIVEDFSTFVNDGVTDAEFIKVESEHSAMSAAIAAQAAGARTFTATSSQGLALMHEMLFVAAALHMPIVMPVVNRTLAAPIGIWCEYNDTMPERDTGWMQMYCETNQEVLDMIIQSYKIAEYRDVLLPIMPTLDAFILSHTVEPVDAPSSDEVMDFLPPYEPDVILDTERPMTIGSFAPPEYIQEVRYQNEQSMQNAKRVIKEINKEFASVFGRDYHGLVEEYRCDDAEAVLITLGTVTGTAREVVDEMREEGKKVGLVKLRFFRPFPIEELKKIADNVEAIGVYDRSISFGSGGPTFIETRHALYGRDIPIVNFLAGLGGRDVVKADVRKMFEKTLKAAREGKVEKEVVWIGTRGVEE; translated from the coding sequence ATGCTGCAAAAATTAGAAAGAAAAAAAATGGTGGTAACTGGCGATTATGTCGCTGCATATGGCGCATTGCTGTGCGATGTGGATGTGGTCGCTGCGTATCCTATCACCCCTCAAACTTATATCGTCGAAGATTTTTCCACGTTTGTCAATGACGGTGTAACAGATGCAGAATTCATAAAAGTGGAATCCGAGCATTCTGCGATGTCGGCGGCCATAGCTGCCCAGGCAGCAGGCGCAAGAACGTTCACTGCTACCTCCTCTCAGGGACTTGCCCTTATGCACGAAATGCTGTTTGTTGCAGCCGCCCTGCACATGCCCATAGTGATGCCTGTCGTGAATAGAACGCTTGCCGCCCCGATCGGCATATGGTGTGAATACAACGATACCATGCCGGAGCGAGATACCGGATGGATGCAGATGTACTGCGAGACCAATCAGGAAGTGCTTGACATGATCATACAGTCATACAAGATAGCGGAGTACAGGGATGTTTTGCTTCCGATAATGCCGACACTCGATGCATTCATTCTGTCCCATACGGTCGAGCCTGTTGACGCCCCTTCAAGCGATGAAGTTATGGATTTTCTTCCGCCTTATGAACCCGATGTTATTCTGGATACTGAAAGACCGATGACAATCGGCTCGTTTGCCCCTCCCGAATACATTCAGGAAGTGAGGTATCAGAATGAACAAAGCATGCAGAATGCAAAAAGAGTCATAAAAGAAATAAATAAAGAGTTTGCATCTGTCTTTGGGAGAGATTATCATGGGCTTGTTGAGGAATATAGGTGCGATGATGCAGAAGCAGTGTTAATAACCCTTGGTACCGTAACTGGAACGGCTAGAGAGGTTGTAGACGAGATGAGGGAAGAGGGAAAGAAAGTGGGACTCGTGAAATTGAGATTCTTCCGCCCGTTTCCAATTGAAGAACTGAAAAAAATTGCAGATAACGTGGAAGCCATAGGTGTGTACGACCGTTCCATATCGTTTGGCTCGGGTGGGCCAACTTTCATAGAAACAAGACATGCATTATACGGCCGTGACATTCCGATAGTAAATTTCCTTGCGGGACTGGGTGGCAGAGATGTCGTAAAAGCGGACGTGAGAAAAATGTTCGAGAAAACACTTAAGGCAGCCAGGGAAGGAAAGGTTGAAAAGGAAGTTGTATGGATTGGTACAAGGGGGGTGGAAGAATGA
- a CDS encoding 4Fe-4S binding protein, with translation MAYEKTVTGKCKDGKAFVPQKEWLPTVDELPLGGSIATMETDAGLVGIGSFIENKTGGWRTFIPSVDKEKCIGCKICWFYCPEGCISMVDNKAVIDYDYCKGCGICVNECPTHAITIEREKR, from the coding sequence ATGGCATATGAAAAAACGGTTACAGGCAAATGCAAAGATGGCAAAGCATTTGTTCCTCAGAAAGAATGGCTTCCTACAGTTGACGAACTTCCGTTGGGTGGATCGATTGCAACCATGGAAACAGATGCGGGGCTTGTTGGCATTGGCTCGTTTATTGAAAACAAGACAGGCGGGTGGAGAACATTTATACCCAGCGTTGACAAAGAAAAGTGCATAGGATGCAAGATATGCTGGTTTTACTGCCCTGAAGGGTGCATTTCAATGGTCGACAATAAGGCGGTTATTGATTACGACTACTGTAAGGGCTGCGGGATATGTGTAAACGAATGCCCAACTCATGCCATAACAATAGAGAGGGAAAAGAGGTGA